The Salicibibacter halophilus DNA window TATCCAAATGACTCACGCCCGCCTTCTCGGGATCTACCGTCAACGCCGTCAACCATCGATTCGACTTGCTGCCTTCAAGCTCGGGCATAAATGCCACCCCCGGCCGTCCACTCAACGCCTCGTAATACCGCGCAAAAACCGCCCGCCGCTGCGCTACACGCTCATCCAGCACTTCCAACTGTCCACGACCCACACCAGCAACAATGTTGCTCATTCGATAATTATATCCGACCTCGCTATGCTGATAATGAAGCGCCGGCTCCCGCGCCTGGGTCGCCAAAAACCGTGTCCGATCCAATGCTTCCACATCATTCGACACGAGCGCGCCTCCGCCGGATGTCGTAATAATTTTATTCCCATTAAATGAAAATACATCAAAATCGCCAAACGTACCGCTCTTCTGCTCGCCGCACTTTGGCCATCGTTATTCGACTTGGCTTCACCTTGATTATGCTATAATAAAAGTAACTAAACATGGCAAGGTGGCGTAAAAATGAAATCAAAGGTGTTGAAACGAATCCCTCTCGAACGACTCATGGACCTGAAGATAGATTATGCGTTCAAACAACTGTTTGGCAATGAAAAAAACAAAGAGATTACCGTTGTATTTCTAAATGCCATTTTGCAAAAAACCGGTAGAGATCGCATCATAGATATTTCGTTCGACAACACGGAAGCAAGTGGAGAAGACCCCGACGATAAGCGCTCGAGGCTAGACTTGTTAGTGACTACCGATGCCGCTGAAGTCATCAATGTTGAGATTCAATTCACAAATCGATACAACATGATTAAACGATCCATGTACTATTGGGCAGGCACCTACCGACGGTCTTTTAAAAAAAGGATGGCTTATAAAGAATTGCATCCGGTCATCGCCATTAACATTCTGAATTTTGATATCTTTGATGGAACCGATCGGTTTCATACCACCTACCACTTATATGAAGACGAAGAAAAGTTTCAATTGACCAATGATATGGAATTTCATTTCATCGAAATGCCCAAACTAATTACAGATTGGAAAGCCGACAAACTCGACCCATGGAATGATGCGCTTGCCCGATGGCTGCTCATGCTCGGCATTGTTGATCGTAAAAACGACAAGGTTTATGCTGACATTTACAAGGAATTGGAGCATTCCTGTTAGGGGAAATATTGAGCTTTGAACACAAAAGAGCCCCCTTGGTATAGTACGGAGTGTCCGATGATTACTCATCGACCTCTAAATTGATAACTACCAAGGAGGACTCACCATGAATTATACACAAAATGAAAAGCTCGCTCAAATAACCCCGGAAACGCTCATCATTGGCATTGACATCGCTAAGAACAAACATGTTGCTCGAGCCATTGATGATCGCGGCTTCGAGTTTGGGAAACGCATCATGTTCACCAACGATCTTGAAGGCTTTGAAAAGCTTCTACGCTGGGCTGAAGATCATCAAGCGAATCATCAAAAAACGCACATGGTGGTAGGCATGGAGCCCACTGGCCACTACTGGTTTAGCTTGGCGGATCATCTTGACTCGTGCGGCCATCAGCTCGTGTTGGTCAATCCCTCGCACGTCAAACGTCTTAAAGAAATCGATGATCACTCGCCAAGTAAAAACGACACTAAAGATGCGATGGTCATCGCTAAACAGGTGAAGGACGGGCGATACTCTGTCCCCAACCTTCTCGAAGGCATCTACGCTGAATTGCGAGAAGGCATTAAATTAAGAGATCAGCTCGTGCAATTACAAAACCAGACCGAAGGCCGGGTTCAAAATTGGCTGAACCGTTACTTCCCGGAGTTTGAGCAGGTGTTTAAAGCCTGGGATGGCGTCAGTGCTTTGGCCACTTTGCGAACGTTTCCTCTTCCCCAAGCGATTGTGGAGACGACGCCGGAAGCCATCGTGGACACATGGAAAGCCTATGCCAAGAGACACGCCGGGTTCGCTCGAGCCCAAAAGCTTCATGAAGCCGCTGAAAAAAGTGTCGGCATCACCGAAGGGCTTCACTTTGCCCGCCAAGAGTTGGAGGCGTTACTGGACCAATATGACCTTTACACTCGGCAACTCGAAACATTGGAAGCGCAATTAACAGAGCAGCTTGAGCATCTCCCTGGCGCCGAACAAATGAGGGATATCAAAGGCTTAGGCGACATGACCATTGCCGCTTTCTTTGCCGAAGTTGGGGATATTCACCAATACCGTCATCCCAAACAGCTGATCAGCCTGGCCGGTCTTGATTTAAAAGAGAACAGTTCAGGGCTTTACAAGGGCCAAACCACCATTAGTAAACGAGGACGCCGACGATTACGCCGCATTCTGTTTTTAGCGATTCGTCCGCTCGTCAATCATAATGACACGTTTCGCGCCCTTCATCATGAGCTCACGCAGCGTTCAGACCGACCTCTGACAAAGATGCAGTCGTTGATCGCCCTGTGCGGTAAACTTCTGAAAGTCTTGTTTGTCATCGGGCAACGCGAATGTCCCTTTGATGGAGCGAAGCTCCTTCAAGATCGGAAGTGTTCCCAGACACAAGCCGCGTAAAGCAAGCGATAGGAACCATATTTTCTTTTGAAAATCAGTCATTTTCTTGCCTATGGAACAAATACCAACAGTGCCGAGGCGGCATTCATTTCTCACCCTTAGGGCCTAGACCCAGTATTGGAGCATAGCCGCCCCCACCAGCATGGATACGCCGGACGAAGGAATGTGTGGATCATCAACCATCCAGTGATATATGGGAGGTTAAGCGACCATGTATGACGTGGGTCATCGTTAAGCGCACGGTTATACATTTTTTTCCAACCCCTAGGGGTTGGAGCAGGTGGAGATCCTCTTGGATGGAATATCATTCCTTCTATTGAAGAATTATCTTCTTTGTGAATGGTGCACGCTGCTGGTACGACATTCTAAAGACATGAAATTCTGAGAAATCAAGAGCATATGGAAGAATATTTAATTACAAAGAGGGAGGAGATAGCCATGAAAGACGAAACTTTATACGATGCTTTCGACCACTGGGAAGAACTCAGTTCAACAAAAGAACAGCGTGTAGCCTATGAAGAGCGATCAAAAGAACTTATCGATCAAGAAGCCGCGGAACGAGAATACGAACTTCGTGAGCAAGAGTTGGAACTTCGTAAGAAGGAATTAGAACTTCGTAAAAAGGAAGCTGAGGAAAGAGGAGAAGAAAGAGGAGAGAAAAAGGCAAATGAAGCGACTGCCCGCAGGTTATTAGCAATGGGTATAGACGTTGAGACGGTAGCAAAAGGCGCTAATCTTGATGTGAAAAGAATCATTGAAATCCAGCAAGAGATGCAGTAAACGGTGAGAAAGGAGCCCAGGATTTTCCCCGGGGTCCTTTCTGTTTTTTCATTGTCCCCAATGGGAATCACGGATGTTTGTTGGTCCGCATCATAATCGAAAAGTTCGATGGATAGGCCTAGCACACTACAAATTTGCAAATGTTGAAAGGATTATTCAAACAACCCTTCAACAACCCCAATCACCCTATCCTGCTCCCCTTCCGTCATACTCGAACTAGAAGGCAAGCACAGCCCATAACGGAAAAGCTCATCCGACACGCTCCACCCCTCTTCATGCGGGTAATACGCCACACCCTCGAACAACGGCTGCAAGTGCAACGATTTCCACACGGGCCGCGCCTCGATATTCTCCGCACCCAACGCTTCAATAATATCCAAATGACTCACGCCCGCCTTCTCGGGATCTACCGTCAACGCCGTCAACCATCGATTCGACTTGCTGCCTTCAAGCTCGGGCATAAATGCCACCCCCGGCCGTCCACTCAACGCCTCGTAATACCGCGCAAAAACCGCCCGCCGCTGCGCTACACGCTCATCCAGCACTTCCAACTGTCCACGACCCACACCAGCAACAATGTTGCTCATTCGATAATTATATCCGACCTCGCTATGCTGATAATGAAGCGCCGGCTCCCGCGCCTGGGTCGCCAAAAACCGTGTCCGATCCAATGCTTCCACATCATTCGACACGAGCGCACCCCCGCCGGAAGTCGTAATAATTTTATTCCCGTTAAACGAAAACACGCCAAAATCGCCGAAGGTACCACTTTTCCGGCCTAAATACTCGCTCCCCAACGACTCCGCCGCATCTTCAATCACCGGCACGCCATACCCCCGGCACACCTCCATCAACGCATCCATCCGAGCACTCTGCCCGTACAAATTGACAACAATCACGGCACCAGGAAGCTCTCCCCGCTCCTCCGCATCACCCAGCGCCCGCTCCAACGCCGCGGGTGACATGTTCCACGTCTCCGGTTCCGAATCCACCAACACCGGCCGCGCGCCTTGATACAAAATCGGATTCGCACTCGCCACAAACGTCAGCGAAGAACAAAACACAACATCCCCTTCCCCGACGCCAAGCTGCCGCAACGCCAAATGAATCGCCGCCGTCCCCGAACTCAGCACCGCCGCACCTTCCACGCCACTATACGCCGCCAACGCTTCTTCCAACGCGTTCACATTGTTGCCGAGCGGCGCGATCCAGTTTTGGTCAAACGCTTCATGTATGTATGTTTGTTCATTTCCACTCATATGTGGGGCAGATAAAAAAATACGGTCTTGTTGTTCTGACATAATAAAATCCCTCTTCTATGTATAATTCTTCATCGGTTACGCGGGTACGCAACGGTTTTCGTATTATCAGAAACACGGGCATTAACATCGGCCCCGGGGCCCACGCTGCCCGATTTACGCCTAAGCCTTCCAGAACACACTACACTTACTACCTCTATTATACCAAAATATCCATCTATTTTCATAAATTACTATCCATAAATCACCAGAAATTATAGTGACTTACGAATCATTTAAAGCGACATCTATAGTAACCCCAAATCCAGCTTAGTTTCTGTAGATGCTAAATGGCAAAAAAAAGAGCTGAAAATCAGCCCCCTCATTTTTCTTCCTTGAGTTTTTCGACTTCTTCTAAATCCAGTCCTGTTATATCAGTAACTTCTTCTGCTGACATTCTCTTTAGCATTTCCTTCGCTAATTTTCGAGGTAAGCGTCAAATAGAATACACATAGGAATCAAAAGTCATCCGTGCCATAATCGCCTTAGAAATGATTGCGGGAGGTTATGTGATGACGCTGAAAGACAAGAGAATCGAGTGGAAAGCTCGGTATGATGCCTGGAAAGAAAGCGGACAACGTGTGGCCGAATGGTGTCGTGAGCAGGACATCAACGTCAATCAAATGTATTATTGGGTCCAGCGATTCAAGGATGACAAGATATCATCGGAACCGGATTCAACCCAATGGCTGACGGTCCAAGTCGACGATGATGATCCTATACCTTCCGGAGGATCGGAACCTATCTTTATTCACTACGGTGCCATCTCCGTCGAAGTAAGGCCGGGCGCCCATGTTGGGTTATTATCCGATATCATTCATGTGTTGCGAAGCCAATGTTGAATGTATCATTCGAGCGCGTGTACCTGGCTCGGGGAAACACGGATCTTCGCAAATCGATCGACGGTCTGGCCGTTATTGTCCAACAATGCTTTGATCTCGATCCTTTTTCCCCTTGTCTGTTCGTGTTTTGTAATCGGAAACGTGACAAGTTGAAAATCCTGCAGTGGGAGCACAACGGCTTTTGGCTCCATTACCGCAGGTTGGAAAATGGCACATTCCATTGGCCATCGGAAACAGAAACGGCACCCATGACCATCAGTCCGCGCCAACTTCGGTGGCTGCTGGATGGTTTGCCCATCGAGCAGAGGCAGGCCCATCGGGAGGTCAAAGCGCGTACCATTCTATAGAACATTGAAATTTAGAAATACGGGCATTCGACTGGGCAAGTTGGATGCTTTTCCGTATACTTATGGTATGGCACATACAGCGCAATCATCAAACCCATCAATTGCATATTATCGAGCGCAAAATGAAAAGCTTGAGCTGGAAAAAGAGGCGTTGGAGGCTAAAGTCCAATGGTACGAAGAACAATTTCGCCTAAGCCAACAACGCAGATTCGGATCTTCCAGTGAGAAGACCGATGAAGACCAGCTCTCTCTTTTCAATGAGGTCGAAGGTACATCCACCCCGACGGTTGAAGAATCAACGGTCGAAACGGTTACATATAAACGCAAGAAACAGCGTGGCCAACGCGAACAAAAGCTCGAAAACCTGCCGACGGAAACGATGGACTATCATTTATCCGATGAGGAGCAGGTCTGTTCGTGTTGTGGCGGAGCCCTACACGATATGAGTACGGACGTGCGAAAAGAATTAAAGGTCATTCCAGCGCAAGTGAAAGTCGTGGAGCACGTCCGCCATGTCTATGGCTGCCGCCATTGTGAACGCCATGACATCGAAACGCCTATCGTGACAGCGAAGATGCCGGAACCGGCATTTCCGGGAAGCTTAGCCTCTCCATCCGCCGTGGCTCATGCCATGACCCAGAAATATGTGGAAGGCATGCCCTTGTATCGGCAAGAGAAACACCTGGAACGTTTCGGTGTATCTATCCCCCGCCAGACTCTGGCCAATTGGATGATGTCCGGTGCCAACACGTGGCTCGAGCTGATTTACAACGAAATGCATGCCCAACTATTAGAGCTGGATGCCTTACACGCGGATGAGACAACCTTACAAGTGTTATCCGAACCGGAACGATCGGCAACATCGAAGTCCTATATGTGGCTGTTTCGCTCCGGACAAGCCGATGTGCCCATGGTGCTGTACGATTATCAGCAGACCCGGGCGAATAAGCATCCCCGCCGATTCCTGGATGGCTTTCAGGGCTACCTGCATGTCGATGGTTACGCAGGATACAATGGCCTTCCCCATGTCCGTTTGGTCGGCTGTTGGGCGCATGCGCGTCGTAAATTCACGGAAGCGCTGCAGGCATTGCCTGAATCCGCAGCCACGACGTCTGTGAAAGCGAAAGAAGGTTTGGCCTTCTGCAATCAGCTTTTTGACATTGAACGCCATTTAAAGGACGCAAGTCCACAAGAACGCTATGAAAAGCGTTTGGAACGCAGCCAGCCCGTACTGGAGGCTTTTTTGGCATGGCTTCAAGAACAAACGCCACATGTATTACCAAAAAGTGCGCTTGGCAAGGCGATTAAATATTGTCGTAACCAATGGGAGCGTTTAGAGGCATTTTTAGAGGATGGCCGATTGGAGATCGATAACAATCGAGCCGAACGATCCATCAAGCCGTTTGTGATGGGGAGGAAAAATTGGCTGTTTAGCAACACCGCAAAGGGAGCAAAATCCAGTGCGATGATCTATAGTATTGTGGAGACAGCCAAGGAAAACGGATTGAATCCATTCCACTACCTTAGCTATTTGTTTGAGGAACTTCCCAATATGGATACAACAGATCAAGCGCAATTGGCTCAACTTCTGCCATGGTCCAAAACACTCCCGCAAGAATGTTTCGTCCCTAATCAATCTAAATAAAGCATACATGACATCCCCGCCTGTTATTAGGTGGGGATTATTTGACGCTTACTTTTCGAGTGTTTTCCGCTATAGCCGCTTGCCTTTCTTGTTCAATCTCCTTCTCAATAATCCTTCCTACCTTCGTCATGCTTAACCACTCCCTTATTTTGGTAGAAAACTCATCGTCCACAAATTTATCAGTTGCTGTCAGTATACCCGCAATAACTTGAACTTGATCTCGTTCGTCCGGTATATTCTTTGCCAAATTCACGGATTCAAATATTCATTCGAGGAAATCTATCAACAGTACACGCCGTTAGTGAAAGGGATGCTTAAGCGACTCCATATTCACAGCAACCACTACGACTTTGTGCAAGCAGGTTATTTGGGACTTTGGCTTGCATACCACCATCACGATAGTGAAAAGGGACCTTTTTCCTCCTATGCTTTCGTTCGTGTCAGAGGAGAAATGTCAGACGATGCTGAAAAAGGATGCCAGTTATTACGACCAGCATTCTTTCAGTTCCACAGCTCCGGAGCCTGTTCAAATGGCCATAGACACAGATGCCTGGATATCAGATGCAGAAAACTTAGCACCATATTTGAAAACGCTATCAGAACGAGAACAACGCTGGGTCATTGAACACGCGGTCCACGACCAAGCCCCGCGCATGATCGCCGCCAAGTACAACGTTTCCGTTGAAACGGTTAAAGGCTGGCGCAAAGGAGCACTAGCGAAACTAAGAAAATATGTAAAATAAAGCGAAAAAACAAACCGGCGGGGACGCCTGCCGGTTTCTATTTCGAATCAAATCTTTATACACTAGCATTATAGAAATCTATTAATATTATGGGAGGTGATTGTCATGACAACGTATGAAGCACTAATGCTATGCGCTGCCGTTGGTACGCTAGTATACTTCATCACAGCTGACAACAACGACAAAAATAACCGCCTCTAAGGTTGACAGCCACGGGCGGTTAGATCCGTTCCAAACGGTAAATCCGTGAGAATAGATGGGTAATGGCAAATGTGGCAAGGTGACAAAAAGAAAAGGAAGTTAAGCAAGTGGTAAATATTGTTCAAACCATATAGGCTCCATTACTTCTTCCCAAAATTTAACAGAGGAAACCTAACCCTCTTCCTCCCCTTTTTCCAAGCTTTCTTAATAACAGGTACAGCAGCTTCTTTTTCTTGCTTTATTATGATGCCG harbors:
- a CDS encoding Rpn family recombination-promoting nuclease/putative transposase, with amino-acid sequence MKSKVLKRIPLERLMDLKIDYAFKQLFGNEKNKEITVVFLNAILQKTGRDRIIDISFDNTEASGEDPDDKRSRLDLLVTTDAAEVINVEIQFTNRYNMIKRSMYYWAGTYRRSFKKRMAYKELHPVIAINILNFDIFDGTDRFHTTYHLYEDEEKFQLTNDMEFHFIEMPKLITDWKADKLDPWNDALARWLLMLGIVDRKNDKVYADIYKELEHSC
- a CDS encoding IS110 family RNA-guided transposase, producing the protein MNYTQNEKLAQITPETLIIGIDIAKNKHVARAIDDRGFEFGKRIMFTNDLEGFEKLLRWAEDHQANHQKTHMVVGMEPTGHYWFSLADHLDSCGHQLVLVNPSHVKRLKEIDDHSPSKNDTKDAMVIAKQVKDGRYSVPNLLEGIYAELREGIKLRDQLVQLQNQTEGRVQNWLNRYFPEFEQVFKAWDGVSALATLRTFPLPQAIVETTPEAIVDTWKAYAKRHAGFARAQKLHEAAEKSVGITEGLHFARQELEALLDQYDLYTRQLETLEAQLTEQLEHLPGAEQMRDIKGLGDMTIAAFFAEVGDIHQYRHPKQLISLAGLDLKENSSGLYKGQTTISKRGRRRLRRILFLAIRPLVNHNDTFRALHHELTQRSDRPLTKMQSLIALCGKLLKVLFVIGQRECPFDGAKLLQDRKCSQTQAA
- a CDS encoding DegT/DnrJ/EryC1/StrS family aminotransferase, whose amino-acid sequence is MSEQQDRIFLSAPHMSGNEQTYIHEAFDQNWIAPLGNNVNALEEALAAYSGVEGAAVLSSGTAAIHLALRQLGVGEGDVVFCSSLTFVASANPILYQGARPVLVDSEPETWNMSPAALERALGDAEERGELPGAVIVVNLYGQSARMDALMEVCRGYGVPVIEDAAESLGSEYLGRKSGTFGDFGVFSFNGNKIITTSGGGALVSNDVEALDRTRFLATQAREPALHYQHSEVGYNYRMSNIVAGVGRGQLEVLDERVAQRRAVFARYYEALSGRPGVAFMPELEGSKSNRWLTALTVDPEKAGVSHLDIIEALGAENIEARPVWKSLHLQPLFEGVAYYPHEEGWSVSDELFRYGLCLPSSSSMTEGEQDRVIGVVEGLFE
- the tnpA gene encoding IS66 family insertion sequence element accessory protein TnpA codes for the protein MIAGGYVMTLKDKRIEWKARYDAWKESGQRVAEWCREQDINVNQMYYWVQRFKDDKISSEPDSTQWLTVQVDDDDPIPSGGSEPIFIHYGAISVEVRPGAHVGLLSDIIHVLRSQC
- the tnpB gene encoding IS66 family insertion sequence element accessory protein TnpB (TnpB, as the term is used for proteins encoded by IS66 family insertion elements, is considered an accessory protein, since TnpC, encoded by a neighboring gene, is a DDE family transposase.); translated protein: MLNVSFERVYLARGNTDLRKSIDGLAVIVQQCFDLDPFSPCLFVFCNRKRDKLKILQWEHNGFWLHYRRLENGTFHWPSETETAPMTISPRQLRWLLDGLPIEQRQAHREVKARTIL
- a CDS encoding sigma-70 RNA polymerase sigma factor region 4 domain-containing protein, producing MLKKDASYYDQHSFSSTAPEPVQMAIDTDAWISDAENLAPYLKTLSEREQRWVIEHAVHDQAPRMIAAKYNVSVETVKGWRKGALAKLRKYVK